Proteins encoded in a region of the Schistocerca serialis cubense isolate TAMUIC-IGC-003099 chromosome 6, iqSchSeri2.2, whole genome shotgun sequence genome:
- the LOC126483829 gene encoding pro-resilin: MNRILMVLAVAALAAGRPEPPVNNAYLPPSAGGGLGGNGHGGGSPSATYGAPGAGGNGAFGGGRNGQSGAPSSTYGVPGAGGVGGGAASGAGGFGGGAGGAPSSTYGAPGAGGRNGGNGRARPSSTYGAPGANGGFGPGGNGVGGGAPSATYGAPGAGGIGGGRNGGFGGAPSSTYGVPGASGNGGFGGGRNGGRAPSSTYGAPGANGGIGGAPSSTYGAPGAGGAAGGLAGGIGGGAPSSTYGAPGAGGAGRGFGGGVGGGAPSSTYGAPGAGGNGGGFGGAPSSTYGAPGFGAGRNGGAGGNGVGGGFGGAPSSTYGAPGGGAGGFGAGGAAGGAGGPSSTYGAPGAGFGGGPGAGIGGGIGGGIGGGIGGGVGGGSGYGNGAGDVGSSEPAKYEFSYEVSDAETGTEFGHSESRDGDVAQGSYNVLLPDGRKQIVDYQADQGGYQPEIRYEGEASTGAGAGAGGFGGPGGAGGAAGGYPGSGAGGAGGYPSGGAGGAGGYPSGGAGGAGGYPSGGAGGAGGYPSGGNGGAGGYPSGGAGGAGGYPSGGPGGAGGYPSGGAGGAGGYPSGGAGGAGGYPSGGANGAGGYPSGGAGGAGGYPSGGAGGAGGYQNGGAGGAGGYPRGGPGGASNGGYPSGGTGRGGGAGGRGGYPSGGPGGAGSHPGY, encoded by the exons ATGAACAGG ATATTGATGGTACTGGCGGTCGCCGCGTTGGCGGCAGGACGCCCAGAACCGCCTGTGAACAACGCCTACCTACCACCCTCGGCCGGTGGCGGCCTGGGCGGTAACGGACACGGCGGCGGTTCGCCCTCCGCTACTTATGGCGCCCCAGGGGCGGGAGGCAACGGTGCCTTTGGGGGCGGCCGCAACGGTCAATCCGGTGCTCCTTCCTCCACGTATGGTGTCCCCGGGGCTGGAGGTGTCGGAGGCGGTGCAGCCTCTGGCGCTGGAGGCTTTGGGGGTGGTGCCGGAGGTGCCCCATCTTCCACGTACGGTGCACCGGGAGCTGGCGGGCGCAACGGTGGTAACGGTAGGGCCCGGCCATCTTCGACATACGGTGCTCCTGGAGCGAACGGCGGATTCGGTCCTGGTGGGAACGGCGTCGGTGGCGGCGCTCCTTCGGCGACATACGGTGCTCCTGGCGCGGGAGGCATCGGAGGTGGCAGAAACGGCGGTTTTGGTGGCGCACCCTCCAGCACTTACGGGGTACCTGGAGCAAGCGGTAATGGTGGTTTTGGCGGTGGCCGTAATGGAGGCAGAGCACCCTCTAGTACATACGGCGCTCCTGGAGCCAATGGCGGAATCGGTGGCGCTCCTTCTTCCACGTACGGGGCTCCTGGAGCAGGTGGTGCAGCTGGTGGTCTTGCTGGAGGAATTGGCGGTGGCGCTCCGTCGTCGACGTACGGAGCTCCCGGTGCTGGTGGAGCTGGTCGCGGCTTTGGTGGTGGTGTCGGAGGTGGCGCACCTTCCTCCACGTATGGAGCTCCTGGAGCCGGCGGAAATGGCGGTGGATTTGGTGGAGCACCCTCTTCGACCTATGGCGCCCCTGGTTTCGGTGCTGGAAGGAATGGTGGAGCAGGAGGTAACGGAGTAGGTGGCGGATTTGGAGGTGCGCCGTCCAGCACTTATGGAGCTCCGGGAGGTGGTGCCGGTGGGTTTGGTGCAGGTGGTGCAGCAGGAGGTGCCGGAGGCCCATCGTCCACGTATGGAGCTCCTGGCGCAGGCTTTGGCGGTGGACCTGGAGCAGGAATCGGCGGAGGCATCGGCGGAGGTATCGGCGGAGGCATCGGCGGAGGTGTCGGCGGAGGATCAGGCTACGGAAATGGCGCTGGAGACGTTGGCTCGTCT GAGCCTGCCAAGTACGAGTTCAGCTACGAGGTGAGCGACGCGGAGACTGGCACGGAGTTTGGACACAGCGAGTCTCGCGATGGTGACGTGGCCCAGGGATCCTACAACGTGCTGCTGCCTGATGGCCGCAAGCAGATCGTCGACTACCAGGCGGACCAGGGAGGCTACCAGCCCGAGATCCGTTACGAGGGAGAGGCGTCCACTGGCGCTGGGGCGGGTGCCGGCGGCTTTGGCGGACCCGGAGGAGCTGGTGGCGCAGCAG GTGGCTACCCAGGATCTGGTGCTGGTGGAGCTGGTGGCTATCCAAGTGGAGGAGCTGGAGGTGCTGGAGGCTATCCCAGTGGTGGTGCTGGAGGTGCTGGAGGATATCCCAGTGGTGGTGCTGGAGGTGCTGGAGGATATCCCAGTGGTGGAAATGGGGGTGCTGGTGGTTACCCTAGTGGAGGGGCTGGTGGTGCTGGAGGATACCCCAGTGGTGGCCCAGGAGGTGCAGGAGGCTATCCCAGCGGAGGAGCTGGTGGCGCTGGAGGATATCCTAGTGGTGGAGCTGGAGGTGCCGGTGGTTATCCCAGTGGTGGAGCCAACGGAGCTGGAGGATACCCAAGCGGTGGCGCAGGAGGTGCTGGAGGCTACCCTAGTGGCGGTGCTGGCGGCGCAGGAGGATATCAAAATGGAGGAGCTGGAGGTGCTGGTGGCTACCCTAGAGGAGGACCAGGCGGTGCCAGTAATGGTGGATACCCCAGTGGCGGCACTGGTCGTGGTGGTGGCGCAGGCGGCCGTGGAGGATATCCATCAGGTGGTCCAGGAGGCGCCGGTTCTCATCCGGGATACTAA